DNA from Pseudomonadota bacterium:
GAAATTTTCTCAATTGCCTTTAGATCATATATCAAATAACTTTCATCTATCTCTTGCAACGGATCACAAAAAGCCGAGCCCGCTGAAGAGCGACGTTAGACAGTATAGACAAGCATAATATTCAACTTAATTGTTATATACTATATGTTCATTACTCGATTATTTGAAAGGAGATAAGAATGGAATACATAAGAGTTGCAGCAACAGGCGAATTGCCTACAAACACGAGGACAATCGTTCTTATAAATGGTAAGGAAGTTCTTTTGGCGAATTTGGATGGTTCATACTATGCTATCGCCAACAAGTGTACTCATGCTGGAGGTTCACTGGCAGGAGGTGTTCTGAAAGGAGGCATTATTACTTGTCCAAACCATGGAGCTCGATTCAACGTGATGACAGGAGAGGCTGTCGGGCAAATTAAGGTTGGGTTTAGAGAAATAAAGACTGAGAATGTTGAATGTTATACTGTCAAGGTTGAAGGAATAGATATTATGGTGGGAATACCAGAAGTGTAAATATTGATAAAAGGTGTCTCAGGCATATATTGAGTACTTGCATTGTTTCCGGGGTCAGAGGTGTATGCATATAGACAAACGTTCCTTAAAAAAATTATCTTTAAAAATGGGGCTGAATTAATCCAGGAAAACCAAAAAAAGAACTTGTCCAACAAATATGTGCAGCCAAACGACCCGAGCCTCTGGCTGATTTTTATGTTGGAACCAAATGATGAAAAAATATCGATTTCATATCATGTCGTGCGATTACAAACACTGTGTCTATAGTGTTAACGCCAACAGTTGGCGTTAAACAGAAAATATCCATAAACCCAATACTGGCCTTGCTTTGGACTACAGAACCATTTTTGCATCCACAGTGGATGCAAATAATTAAGAGGACCATGATTCCTTCATGTTTTCCCTCTTACGACGGTTTGTATGGAATGAGGATGCACCT
Protein-coding regions in this window:
- a CDS encoding Rieske 2Fe-2S domain-containing protein, which encodes MEYIRVAATGELPTNTRTIVLINGKEVLLANLDGSYYAIANKCTHAGGSLAGGVLKGGIITCPNHGARFNVMTGEAVGQIKVGFREIKTENVECYTVKVEGIDIMVGIPEV